The Halictus rubicundus isolate RS-2024b chromosome 5, iyHalRubi1_principal, whole genome shotgun sequence nucleotide sequence CTGTGGTGCAGGTCCTGTGGACGTTCACCGGACCAGCCGTATTTCTAACGAAGATGTTTCgccaatatattttttaaagaatccAAAATCGGATCGGAAAAATTTTATCGTTTCCGCGTGACTGcgacttcttcttctccttcttttctTTGACGTTTTTGCACGCATTCTCCAAACAAGTGACAAAACACTACGCACGTTTTACGACAAGATGGAAAAACGCTCCGAAGTAGATTCAGTGTCTAGCGAGGTACGCAACAAAGTTAAGAAACACACTTGCGAATACCACAAGCATGGACCGTAGGTAGAGTTCACAGATCGGTATCTAGATTGTGACACTGAACGTTCTGTAAAAAGGAGTGGCTCGGCGATGTTTAGTACGATTGGAAAAGGAGAACGAGCGCGTCGTTCAACAATTCGACGACCACCGAAGCGCGTTCAACGTAATGTCGCTCGACGATGCTCTTCGAGTCCGGTTCGAGTAAATTTTGATCGATGTTCGCGATCGTATTTTCCCGGGCAGCAAACAGCGGTCATTTTGATGCCGCTGACCCAACCGACTCCGTACAacggaaaatttcttttttgtcgAAAAAGTATACACTCCTGGAGATCGGCGATTAATAGAACACCAGATTGGAAGATGACATACGTTCGGAGTAGAAAATTCTGTGGTTAACGCGGACCGATAACAGACTTTAATTACAACGAGCTGGATGAACCTGTACAGTAACTTCTTAACCTGAAAccttaacaataaattttcttcgaatccgttattgttatattttaaTGTGCATATgtcgtttcttcttctttttcttttgtgttGGTTTCAGAGTCAACTCGAAAAAGTTCTCTATGGGAAGCGTGGCTCGGAGAGAAGCAGGTAAGACGTCAAGTGTTTTATCGCGTTGgtctaattttcaattttctgcaaGGAAAAAACTTGGCAAACCCGTTAAAGAATTTCGACTATTTCGCTTGCATCGAAAATTCCCGAAAAAATGGTTGATTCCTGGAAATCTTTTCGAAGCGAGAAAAGCAGCCGAAATGGTCTGGTTGTGGGACTGCATGAGTTTTCGTCTCGTAGGAATCGTAGGGTTAAAGGATCTCGTGTTCGATCGGTGCAAGGAACCCTGAAATCTGTGATTCGTCAACCGGTGGTCGTTAGCTGCTAGCCCCGCTTCGCGATCCTTGTATTTACACGAGTGATGTCCTTTGCAAACAAGATCGAGCTCCATTGAATGACACTCGACTGTCCGCCTTCGGGCATCCTTTTTGATTGCAGAGTACAAAAGGGACAGAAAATACGAGGACCACCACCGAAAACCGTATCCTTGCTACTCCTGCGGACGGTCCTACACGCGAAAGGACACTCTGCGGCGACACATGCGGGACGAATGCGGCAAGAATCCCCAGTACATCTGCTACGTGTGCAAGAAAGGCTTCAAGCAGAAGTCGAACTTCCAGCGACACAGCGCGAACGTCCACGGCTTCAAGATCTGAACAACGAACTCGAAGATACCCGCGAATTGTGCGCGTCGCGAGAAAGACTCGCGGAACTTCTTTCCGTTTGTTCGTCGCTGGTTGAACGACGCGACGGTAGCTCGACGTCGTCGAAGCTTCGCGAGTCTCTCGAATCGAGCGACACCGCGGTTCCGCTATTCTTGAAAATAAACTAACGGAAGTAACACGCAGATCGCTGTCCGCGacgtttcattatttcttttcCACCCGTTTCGTCACCCGAAGATCCGACTCAGCGCCATCACTGAAGATCAACCGAAACCACCTCTTCTCTCGCTGGGGTATAACCGTGCTCCCTCCAATCGATCATTCTCTGCCGCGGGGGACCGTTAGTCACACACTCCCAGACTTTTCCGAGTAGAAAAACGTTTGCGCGCTACACGATGTACCGTAGAGAGCTCCATTTATCCTTTTCGACGCTTCTCGTAGCATTTGTCGTCATTTTTTATCAGCATCGCTTTCAAATCGTACCACGCAAATTGGAATCGAAGATCCGAAGGATAAAGGGAATCCTACTGTACACAGGGCATTGGATGGGATTGATAAACGCATACGACGAGCGcgcacgccccccccccccatcccctcTTCCTGTGATACTCGTCGTTGCTATAGCCACGTCCCTAGCTGTTGTTACGGTGGAGCGAGGCCGCTCTAGGGACGTTGCCCTAGCGACGACTTGGATCGTCAGCTTGAACATCGGCATCATTGAAGATATCCGTTCTATGGATAATCGTCTTCGCGCACAAGCTTAGCCGTGATTCGATCGAGTAACCGAGCTGTTTCGTCCTCTAAATTGCAGGTAGTTGCTCGAGGAGCAGGTATTCGTCTTTGCGGGGCCAAGATTTCTTGCCGAAGCCGTTCCCGTGTCACAAATGCGGCAGATCCTACAGGAACAAGGGCAGCCTGAAGCGACACCTCCACGACGAGTGCGGCAAACCACCGCAATACATCTGCAGCATCTGCGACAAGGGATTCAAGCAGAAGGCAAACTTTCAACGCCACAATTCGACCATCCACAGACGCGCCTTCATCGTCGAAAGATACCGTTTCGATTCGAGTCCTTGAACCACCTTCTCGAGAATAGACCGTGAATCTTACGCGACTTAAGACTGATTCACGTTATCCGTTAGGCGATCGTTGACCCTTCAAGCGCTTACTACGCACGGACAAGACAAAATTGCCGATAACGGTTTTCAGAGAGGATTATTTTCTCGCGATTCGACAAAATCAAGATTCAAGATCGCTCGCGTCGCGAAAGAGTAGGCGTGTTCGTCGATCGGTTTTCGTGGTTTTACGAAGCGCTTGAAGGGACGAAGCGAGCGATCGTTAACCCTCGTGTACGATCTAATCAAGTAACTGCTACTTTGGTATTCATTGACTTACGTTGGGTTCACTTTAACACGTCCACAAGGAAATAGGATATTATTTTGTAAGTGTATAGTTACGTGTATCCATAGATAGCGCATGTATAATTAACTTATACATTTTTCTAACGTGTATAACGGATCTAGGTGTATTCTCGGTACACGAGAGTTAACATTCGAACAATCGTTCTTAACTTTCACGATGTCGTTGACGTTTTTCGGTATTGATCGATCGATACCGAAGATACGAATGTTTTCAATTGACCAATGTCAAGTAGGTTAATTCCCCTATCGAGGCTTCAATGTggcaatcgtaaaataaaaaattgactaATTTTTGTCGATGATACCAAAAATATGCGAGAAAAATTGGTAGAAGAATACGTGTTTGTTGCTCTGGAGCGCTAGTTGCCCAGGCCTTCTTCTCCAAAGAGAAGAAACGAGTAACTTGAAAAGACTCGGAACAAAAACTCTACTACGGAGAGAGGGAAGGTTTATTCAAAAGTTCTTTCGTATGTCCGactatatagggtgtcccaaaaatcttGGAAAACCTTGAAAGGGTTCTGGAGGTGATCTCCTTGAAAAAGCCGAGGCGGAAATTTTCGCTAAGGAAAGAGTTACCTGAAACGACCTGAGGAACCTTTCaaggttttccgacatttttgggacacagaCACTTTTAAAGGGTCGACAAGAAAATTTGGAGGAAGAATGTTGTGCCGAcgatgcatacgtgagaaacGTGGGTCGTCCTCGATGGTCGAGGTTGTGTTTTctcagaaaaattcattttggcGTAAGAATGAATGTGTTTTGCCTGACGGGCAGCGTGAATCAACTCCTACTGCACTTTTCGCTTCGTTTACGTACACGTACAGCTTCACGCCGTATTTAGCTATCTTTTCATTTACGTACAGTCCAGTATACTACTTTAATCGACGTTCCTCACCTAGGTAAATACATAGTTAAGCGATTAAGCGG carries:
- the LOC143354572 gene encoding uncharacterized protein LOC143354572, yielding MCICRFFFFFFCVGFRVNSKKFSMGSVARREAEYKRDRKYEDHHRKPYPCYSCGRSYTRKDTLRRHMRDECGKNPQYICYVCKKGFKQKSNFQRHSANVHGFKI